The following are encoded in a window of Pelecanus crispus isolate bPelCri1 chromosome 6, bPelCri1.pri, whole genome shotgun sequence genomic DNA:
- the G2E3 gene encoding G2/M phase-specific E3 ubiquitin-protein ligase produces the protein MSSGIWQRGEEDEGVDGFLIMDIRKEVNRAAKLKCNICKKKGASIGCVAPKCKRSYHFPCGIQKECIFQFMEDFRSYCWEHKPVQKLPDQESRGTSQCTICLDLVEQLPMYTVLKSPCCKNAWFHRECLQYQALSAGIFFFRCTVCNNKDKFQKEMLRMGIHIPEKDASWELEENAYQDLLQCYQHCDIKRCLCKKGRDYNEPDSKWEIKRCQCCGSRGTHLACSSMKSWEQNWECMECRSIFAKSGNYSKQKKRSLATSEKTDGTTCLLEEPSPKCPRQSSGSQRNFLLQHLRKQRMEVSNILKELKLQVNTKTTRLNINAENIWNSALKGFRQRNFSPTNTIEIKFTNCKKRSKTDTSAASKHRFFQLLMVHLQNSSLFEGSSAKNLSLDFQAVKENLYFEAGKMIAVSLVHGGPSPGFFSKTLFNCLVYGPENVKPALEDVADVDVAQTIKMIKYANSLSSLQSAIHNCYEFLAAAGCLRPVTALCDKNMLVNDILIHHVIKRITSPLESFRQGLKTLGVLEKMQMHPDAFSTVLCHKPERLSAETICDLFTIHSSSDVNKVEGADFWMGYLQDVESGESVVTLEDILLFATGSFSIPPIGFDPEPTIKFLHIRYPIGNRLLNCLELPVTKTYEQFKNKMEFTIRNTLRVERE, from the exons ATGTCAAGTGGCATTtggcagagaggggaagaagatGAAGGTGTAGATGGATTCCTAATCATGGATATTAGAAAAGAAGTAAATAGAGCTGCAAAACTG AAATGTAATATCTGTAAGAAAAAGGGTGCTTCAATTGGATGTGTAGCTCCCAAATGCAAACGAAGTTACCATTTTCCTTGTGGGATACAAAAGGAGTGTATTTTCCAGTTCATGGAAGACTTCAG atcTTACTGTTGGGAACATAAACCAGTCCAAAAGCTTCCGGATCAAGAATCTAGAGGAACTTCACAGTGTACAATATGCCTGGATTTGGTTGAACAGCTTCCAATGTACACTGTATTGAAAAGTCCTTGCTGTAAAAATGCTTGGTTTCATCGAGAATGCTTGCAG tATCAAGCTTTGAGTGCtgggatatttttctttaggtGCACAGTATGTAATAACAAGGacaaatttcagaaagaaatgttgaGAATGGGCATACACATTCCAGAAAA GGATGCATCTTGGGAACTTGAAGAGAATGCATATCAAGACCTACTGcagtgttatcaacactgtgaCATTAAAAGATGTCTCTGCAAGAAAGGAAGAGACTATAATGAACCTGATAG TAAATGGGAAATAAAGCGTTGTCAGTGTTGTGGTTCCCGTGGAACTCATTTGGCCTGTTCATCTATGAAGTCATGGGAGCAAAACTGGGAGTGCATGGAATGCAGAAGTATCTTTGCAAAATCAG GGAActacagcaaacagaaaaaacgTTCTTTGGCTACCTCTGAGAAGACAGATGGGACAACTTGTTTGCTGGAAGAGCCATCTCCAAAGTGCCCTCGGCAGTCATCTGGATCTCAACGcaattttcttctcca gcatttaagaaagcaaagaatGGAAGTTTCTAATATACTGAAGGAGTTAAAACTACAAGTTAATACAAAAACTACAAGGCTTAACATCAATGCAGAAAATATCTGGAATAGTGCTTTAAAAGGATTTAGACAGCGCAACTTCAGTCCTACAAACACTATTGAAATAAAGTtcacaaactgcaaaaagaGATCAAAGACAGATACTTCTGCTGCATCAAAACACCGTTTCTTCCAATTATTAATGGTTCACCTTCAGAATTCATCATTGTTTGAGGGCTCTTCTGCAAAGAACTTGTCCCTTGATTTTCAAG ctgtAAAAGAGAATCTTTATTTTGAAGCTGGTAAAATGATTGCAGTTTCTCTGGTTCATGGTGGCCCATCTCCtggtttcttttccaaaacactgTTCAATTGTCTTGTCTATGGTCCAGAGAATGTGAAGCCAGCTTTGGAAGATGTGGCTGATGTTGATGTAgcacaaacaataaaaatg ataaaatatgcaaatagtCTGTCCAGCCTACAGTCTGCAATACACAACTGTTATGAattccttgctgctgctggatgtTTAAGACCTGTAACAGCTTTGTGTGATAAGAATATGCTGGTGAATGACATATTGATCCATCATGTAATCAAGAGAATTACTTCACCCTTAGAAAG TTTTAGGCAAGGTTTGAAAACTCTTGGTGTGCtagagaaaatgcaaatgcatcCGGATGCATTCTCTACTGTATTGTGCCACAAACCTGAGAGACTTTCGGCAGAAACTATTTGTGATCTCTTTACAATCCATTCCTCATCAGATGTAAATAAAGTTGAAGGTGCTGATTTCTGGATGGGTTATTTGCAAGATGTGGAAa GTGGTGAGTCTGTAGTGACATTGGAGGATATTCTGCTCTTCGCAACAGGCTCTTTTTCTATACCGCCCATTGGTTTTGATCCTGAACCTACTATTAAATTTTTGCATATAAGGTATCCCATTGGAAACAGACTCCTTAATTGCTTAGAGCTTCCTGTAACAAAGACGTAtgagcagtttaaaaataaaatggagttCACCATCAGAAACACACTAAGAGTCgaaagagaataa